A single region of the Leishmania panamensis strain MHOM/PA/94/PSC-1 chromosome 23 sequence genome encodes:
- a CDS encoding hypothetical protein (TriTrypDB/GeneDB-style sysID: LpmP.23.0750), with product MSLTSSCVSLCAPFTTVAALLLFMLSHMLRYGNWTFQVLAAKHGWEREAKANTCMRGGFLYLFTSLILWIVVFLQAPVRRRWMQFQWNRGRDVEWTSRESLLHGDSGDVGHAGGRHGRRVAKHLQSRRGSRQCEEDAEMSALDWGEELSRTYCAATSAEGLLAEDDMRDCAAAGALTARRFSYFQRTLTDAASGGSDNSPRVRGNLGSAGAAPSSGATGAGTLSWTPSRGLRSRGVSSVAPSYAGGGDSGGAHLSSARFGAPSPTPTTGTDGMDDLDFMSDVEVDGTRLYTTPQMRASGWRRHRATPNAEACGRTGLGGRYRAQAERANSNGVPAAEPGGHARSSSAEFSANAVWPSMFTSLWQTSRSGLSKPKAHRTSSRWTGDGQGPPAALSEGSTGGGARIKMT from the coding sequence ATGTCGCTCACATCGAGCTGCGTGTCACTGTGCGCGCCCTTCACAACCGTCGCAGCGTTGCTACTCTTTATGCTGTCTCACATGCTGCGGTACGGCAACTGGACATTTCAGGTGCTCGCCGCCAAGCACGGctgggaaagggaggcgaaAGCTAATACGTGCATGCGCGGTGGCTTCTTGTACCTCTTTACATCACTGATTTTGTGGATCGTCGTGTTTCTCCAGGCACCTGTGCGGCGTCGGTGGATGCAGTTCCAGTGGAACAGGGGTCGGGATGTCGAGTGGACCAGTCGTGAGTCACTCCTACACGGTGACAGTGGCGATGTAGGCCACGCTGGTGGACGCCATGGACGTCGTGTTGCAAAACACTTGCAGAGTCGTCGGGGCAGCCGCCAGTGTGAGGAAGATGCGGAGATGTCAGCACTGGACTGGGGAGAGGAGCTGTCGAGGACATAttgcgctgccacctctgctgAAGGCCTCCTTGCAGAGGATGATATGCGTgactgcgcagcggcaggcgcgcTGACGGCACGCCGCTTTTCCTACTTCCAACGTACCCTGACCGATGCTGctagcggtggcagtgataACTCTCCACGCGTCCGTGGCAATCTTGGCAGTGCGGGTGCGGCACCGTCGAGCGGCGCCACTGGGGCTGGCACCCTATCGTGGACACCATCGCGTGGGCTACGGAGTCGCGGCGTTAGCAGCGTTGCCCCGAGCTACGCAGGTGGCGGTGATAGCGGAGGAGCCCACTTGAGCAGCGCTCGTTTTGGTGCACCGTCGCCTACCCCCACGACGGGGACTGACGGCATGGATGACTTGGATTTCATGTCAGACGTCGAGGTGGATGGGACACGGCTCTACACGACGCCGCAGATGCGAGCGTCCGGCTGGAGACGGCACCGTGCCACACCGAACGCGGAAGCGTGCGGCCGAACAGGGTTAGGGGGCAGATATCGCGCTcaggcagagagagcgaatAGTAATGGCGTGCCAGCAGCAGAACCTGGTGGccacgcgcgcagcagctctgccgaGTTTTCTGCAAATGCGGTGTGGCCGTCAATGTTCACCAGCCTTTGGCAGACCTCTAGGTCCGGGCTATCGAAGCCTAAGGCGCATCGAACAAGCAGCAGGTGGACGGGCGATGGACAAGGCCCACCCGCCGCACTTTCTGAGGGCAGCACTGGTGGCG